TACAGCTGCACCATGACCAATCCTTTGCTCTCTTGTTGCATCATATGGGTTAAAGCAAAATTGGACCGCTGCTCTAACTAACGGCGGAAAGGTTGTCAGAACATACTCCTTGGCAATGCTAGCATCGTAATAAAAAAACTCCAGATTTGGTGCATCAACCTTGAGAGCACAACCCCGTAACCCTGAGTCCTCCCAAAGATCCATCTTAAAGTTTTTCAGTGCAGGGGCTGAAATACAGAAATTTGGAATATTGAACCAAGTGCAACGTTGTATCTTGAAATCTTCGAGGACCGGGCAGTTGGAAAAGAAATTCTCATTCCAgtattcatcatcatcactaaAGTCGACACCATCGAGTACAAGGCACTTGAGTTTTGGAAAAGAAATATGATTAGGAATGCGGACATTAGGTTCTATCTGTAGTTTCAAGGAAATCAGCGATTCACAAGTAAAAAGCGACCGTGTAATAATCATGGGATCTGATTTCTGATCTAAACATAGACTGAGTTGTTGAACGTTATGCCTTACAGCGCTAGTGATCCATGAATTGACTCGGTATTCATTCAAATGTTGCGACCAAGTGATAGCAAATCTTTGTATATTTGCCCCACTATGCCGACGATGCAATGTTCCATCCACAAAATCCATGAAGTCGTTGGTCTTGGATTCGGAAGAAGTATTGGTGTCGGAAGAAGTAGGTGTGAAGCACTCCAAGTCATCGGATTCGGAAGAAGTAGATGTGGAAGATTCCGATTCCGAGTCTTGAAAATCAAGGATGGGGTGAGTGATCCAAATGTAGCTCCATCTTGTAGATAACACGCTAGTTTGAGCAACATGCTTGATGTGCAGAGAAGAGAGGATGTGATGAATCAGTGAGTCGGCTAAGTTGCTGATCCTATCCTCCTCCTCCCTCTTAATCAAATCCTACTGTTCAAAAGAAAGCTTAGCAGAGATTATAACTTGCTCAAGAATAACTGGTTAAGGCAAGGAAGGGCAAATAGTGTCATTTTGTACCCGATTCATATGCCACGTCAGTCGTACTATTATAAGTAAGTTTTTAGAGTCGGTTCTTTCCGAGTTGTGGAAACTCTCTCTGGGTCTGGTTTGGGTCCTGGATTCTACTCTCGTTCTCTAATCATTTGTAAGTTCAATTTTGAATTTTAATTCcagtttttttcttcagattATCGAGTTTAACTGTATATTTGGTTCGATTTTGATGTTGAATTCCCGCTTGCCCTttcaaaatgagaaaaaaaagaaagattttgaGGTTGAGTTAATGtttgttctagggttttgaaaattttgaagtaGAATGAGTGAGTGATCAAGTCCCTAGTCTACTGTT
This DNA window, taken from Papaver somniferum cultivar HN1 chromosome 3, ASM357369v1, whole genome shotgun sequence, encodes the following:
- the LOC113360671 gene encoding F-box/LRR-repeat protein At3g58900-like; translated protein: MDFVDGTLHRRHSGANIQRFAITWSQHLNEYRVNSWITSAIEPNVRIPNHISFPKLKCLVLDGVDFSDDDEYWNENFFSNCPVLEDFKIQRCTWFNIPNFCISAPALKNFKMDLWEDSGLRGCALKVDAPNLEFFYYDASIAKEYVLTTFPPLVRAAVQFCFNPYDATREQRIGHGAAVSQFLRALANVKRLSVSDETLQSVPSDDEEEEYDIAGSGIDVDAAKDDGSDSDASDGEDNHCSEDDDWTVDVVNDLECLFLHLKSVHFFDFTGNPMQMRWLKLILKNAKALQTMSISTYSESLTNLRV